In one Pseudomonas tensinigenes genomic region, the following are encoded:
- a CDS encoding oxidoreductase, which translates to MRTWFITGASRGFGILIAERALLAGDAVIATARNPQDITDRLGDQPNLLAVRLDVTREEEAHQAVAEGIKRFGRIDVLINNAGFGVLGAVEETSASETERLFATNVFGLLNVTRAVLPHMRAQRSGRVINISSIGGYQAYMGWGVYGSTKFAVEGITEALHQELAPLGIQATVVEPGFFRTDFLDEQSLIKTQLELPDYDETVGKMRAFAEAANHAQPGDPQKFAEAMLTLVNAPNPPLRLALGSDTVARIEAKNRLVAQELEQWQVLALSTDFNN; encoded by the coding sequence ATGCGTACCTGGTTCATTACTGGCGCTTCCCGTGGTTTTGGCATCCTCATCGCAGAACGCGCCTTGCTTGCCGGTGACGCGGTGATCGCTACCGCGCGCAACCCGCAAGACATCACCGATCGTCTCGGCGATCAGCCGAACCTGCTGGCGGTGCGCCTCGACGTCACCCGCGAGGAAGAAGCACACCAAGCGGTTGCCGAAGGCATCAAGCGTTTTGGCCGTATCGATGTGCTGATCAACAACGCCGGTTTTGGTGTGCTCGGCGCCGTCGAAGAAACCAGCGCCAGCGAGACCGAGCGCTTGTTCGCGACCAATGTGTTCGGCCTGCTCAACGTCACCCGCGCGGTGTTGCCGCATATGCGCGCGCAACGCAGTGGCCGGGTGATCAACATCTCGTCGATCGGCGGTTATCAGGCGTACATGGGCTGGGGCGTTTACGGCTCGACCAAATTTGCCGTCGAAGGCATCACCGAAGCGTTGCATCAGGAACTGGCGCCGTTGGGCATTCAAGCCACGGTGGTCGAGCCGGGTTTCTTTCGCACCGATTTCCTTGATGAACAGTCGTTGATCAAAACGCAACTTGAGCTGCCGGACTACGACGAAACCGTGGGCAAGATGCGTGCGTTCGCCGAGGCGGCCAACCATGCGCAACCGGGTGATCCGCAGAAGTTTGCCGAGGCGATGCTGACGCTGGTCAATGCACCGAACCCGCCGCTGCGACTGGCGCTGGGTAGTGACACGGTTGCGCGGATCGAGGCGAAGAATCGGCTGGTGGCGCAGGAGTTGGAACAGTGGCAGGTATTGGCGCTGTCGACCGACTTCAACAACTGA
- a CDS encoding MFS transporter has translation MNAMTQPHGARDKLLILAAVCLSALVLPLSFTGGAVATPAIGRDLGGSPVALTWITNAFMLSFGSLLMAAGALADVYGRKRLFTFGMLLFTVASIAQSLAPSVFWLDVLRAVQGVAGAAALASGSAALAQEFEGHARTRAYSVLGTTFGIGLAFGPLMAGALIEAFNWRAIFVFTALIGVIAMVFGLPRMRETRDPDAKGLDWLGTVLFSAMLALFTFGLIQAPDSGWESPLVIGLLGASAVLLAAFVIVEMRVERPMLDLTLFRYPRFIGVQVLPIGTCFCYIVLVVMLPLRFIGVEGLSEIDAGLLLLALSAPMLVVPMLAASLARFVSAGILSGAGFLIAAVGLHWLSLYNVGDAKFALVVPMLLIGIGAGLPWGLMDGLSVSVVPKERAGMAAGIFSTVRVAGEGIALAIVAAVLASVLHADLSSAMHVVAGSAEASLIAETAHRVTTGDMAHAINTVPGLANERLVQGYAAAFQYLLHILTVITLASAAVVLGLLSKDRSVAEPQQAAA, from the coding sequence ATGAACGCTATGACTCAGCCGCACGGAGCGCGCGACAAGTTGCTCATACTCGCGGCCGTTTGCCTCTCGGCACTGGTCTTGCCGTTAAGTTTTACTGGCGGCGCGGTGGCGACACCAGCCATCGGCCGTGACCTGGGCGGCAGCCCGGTGGCGCTGACCTGGATCACCAACGCGTTCATGTTGTCGTTCGGCAGTTTGCTGATGGCCGCCGGCGCATTGGCTGATGTGTATGGACGCAAACGCCTGTTCACCTTCGGCATGCTGCTGTTTACCGTCGCCTCGATCGCGCAGAGTCTGGCGCCTTCGGTGTTCTGGCTGGATGTGCTGCGCGCCGTTCAAGGCGTGGCGGGGGCGGCGGCGCTGGCCAGCGGCTCGGCGGCGCTGGCGCAAGAGTTCGAAGGGCATGCCCGGACCCGGGCGTACAGCGTGCTCGGTACAACGTTCGGCATCGGTCTGGCGTTCGGACCCTTGATGGCCGGGGCGTTGATCGAGGCCTTCAACTGGCGGGCGATTTTTGTCTTTACGGCGTTGATCGGTGTGATCGCGATGGTCTTCGGTCTGCCGCGCATGCGCGAAACCCGCGACCCGGATGCCAAAGGGCTGGACTGGCTGGGCACGGTGCTTTTCAGTGCGATGCTGGCGCTGTTCACTTTCGGCCTGATCCAGGCGCCGGACAGTGGCTGGGAAAGCCCGCTCGTGATCGGTTTGCTGGGCGCTTCGGCCGTGTTGTTGGCAGCTTTCGTGATCGTCGAAATGCGCGTCGAACGGCCGATGCTCGATCTGACCCTGTTCCGTTATCCGCGATTCATTGGCGTGCAGGTGCTGCCGATCGGCACGTGTTTCTGCTACATCGTGCTGGTGGTGATGTTGCCGCTGCGCTTCATCGGCGTTGAGGGGCTGAGCGAGATCGACGCCGGTCTGCTGTTGCTGGCGTTGTCGGCGCCGATGTTGGTGGTGCCGATGCTGGCCGCGTCGCTGGCGCGCTTTGTATCCGCTGGCATTTTGTCCGGCGCCGGGTTCCTGATTGCCGCCGTGGGCCTGCATTGGCTGAGTCTGTACAACGTCGGTGACGCGAAATTTGCGCTGGTGGTGCCGATGCTGCTGATCGGCATTGGCGCCGGTTTGCCGTGGGGGCTGATGGATGGTTTGTCGGTCAGTGTCGTGCCGAAAGAACGCGCCGGCATGGCGGCGGGCATCTTCAGCACTGTGCGAGTGGCGGGTGAGGGGATTGCCCTGGCGATTGTCGCGGCAGTGCTGGCTTCAGTGTTGCACGCTGATCTGTCGAGTGCCATGCACGTGGTGGCGGGTAGCGCCGAGGCGTCGCTGATTGCCGAGACCGCGCACCGGGTGACCACGGGTGATATGGCGCATGCGATCAACACGGTTCCCGGGCTGGCCAACGAACGTTTGGTGCAAGGTTATGCGGCGGCGTTTCAGTATCTGCTGCACATCCTGACGGTGATCACCCTCGCATCGGCGGCGGTGGTGCTGGGATTATTGAGCAAGGATCGCAGCGTCGCGGAGCCGCAACAGGCAGCCGCATAA
- a CDS encoding aldehyde dehydrogenase family protein, with protein MSQISSQTHAISINPANGEQIGHYAFESAAALDAALTRAAYGFGKWKRKPLQDRSRLLSALAGALRETSEAMATMITQEMGKPIAQARGEIEKCAKLCEWYAEHGPAMLDAEPTQVEGGKARIEYRPLGPILAVMPWNFPIWQVLRGAVPALIAGNTYVLKHAPNVMGSAYLLRDAFTRAGFAEGVFEVINVTPEGVSTAIADPRIAAVTLTGSVRAGMAIGAQAGAALKKCVLELGGSDPFIVLNDADLDEAVQAAVIGRYQNSGQVCAAAKRLIIEAGVVEEFTRKFVEATRKLKVGDPLSADTYIGPMARFDLRDELDQQVRDTLEEGATLLLGGGKSEGPGNYYEPTVLADVTDRMTSFKQELFGPVASIITARDCAHAVALANDSEFGLTATIYTANVALAQQLTSELDTGGVFINGYSASDPRVTFGGVKKSGFGRELSHFGVREFCNAQTVWLDRK; from the coding sequence ATGAGCCAGATTTCCAGCCAGACCCACGCCATCTCGATCAACCCCGCCAACGGCGAGCAGATTGGTCATTACGCGTTTGAATCCGCCGCCGCGCTCGACGCCGCACTGACCCGCGCCGCCTACGGCTTCGGCAAATGGAAACGCAAGCCGCTGCAAGATCGCTCGCGCTTGTTGAGCGCCCTGGCCGGTGCATTGCGTGAAACCAGCGAAGCCATGGCCACGATGATCACCCAGGAAATGGGCAAGCCGATCGCTCAGGCCCGTGGCGAAATCGAGAAATGCGCCAAGCTTTGCGAGTGGTACGCCGAACACGGCCCGGCCATGCTCGACGCTGAGCCGACGCAGGTTGAAGGTGGCAAGGCGCGCATCGAATACCGTCCGCTCGGCCCGATTCTCGCGGTGATGCCGTGGAACTTCCCGATCTGGCAAGTACTGCGCGGTGCCGTTCCGGCGCTGATCGCTGGCAACACTTACGTGCTCAAGCACGCGCCGAACGTGATGGGCAGCGCCTATCTGTTGCGCGACGCGTTTACTCGCGCCGGTTTCGCCGAGGGTGTTTTTGAGGTGATCAACGTCACCCCGGAAGGCGTTTCCACCGCGATTGCCGATCCACGCATCGCCGCTGTAACGCTGACCGGCAGCGTGCGTGCCGGTATGGCCATCGGCGCTCAGGCCGGTGCCGCGCTGAAGAAATGCGTGCTGGAACTCGGCGGTTCCGATCCGTTTATCGTGCTCAACGACGCCGATCTGGATGAAGCCGTGCAAGCGGCGGTGATCGGTCGCTATCAGAACTCCGGTCAGGTCTGCGCAGCGGCCAAACGATTGATCATCGAAGCAGGCGTGGTTGAAGAATTCACCCGCAAGTTTGTCGAGGCCACGCGCAAGTTGAAGGTCGGCGATCCGTTGTCCGCCGACACCTACATTGGCCCGATGGCGCGCTTCGACCTGCGCGATGAACTCGACCAGCAGGTACGCGACACTCTGGAAGAAGGCGCAACGCTGTTGCTTGGCGGCGGCAAATCCGAAGGCCCGGGCAACTACTACGAGCCGACCGTACTGGCCGATGTCACCGACCGCATGACCTCGTTCAAACAGGAACTGTTCGGCCCGGTCGCTTCGATCATCACCGCCCGCGATTGCGCGCATGCCGTGGCACTGGCCAACGACAGCGAATTCGGCCTGACCGCCACGATCTACACCGCCAACGTCGCACTGGCCCAGCAACTGACCAGCGAACTGGACACCGGGGGCGTATTCATCAACGGCTACTCCGCCAGCGACCCGCGCGTGACCTTTGGCGGCGTGAAGAAGAGCGGTTTCGGTCGTGAGCTGTCGCACTTCGGCGTGCGCGAATTCTGCAACGCCCAGACCGTGTGGCTGGATCGCAAATAA
- the ptrR gene encoding putrescine utilization regulator PtrR: MDLVQLEIFKAVAEHGSISAAAAQIHRVPSNLTTRIKQLEQDLGVDLFIREKSRLRLSPAGWSFLEYARRILDLVQEARATVAGEEPQGAFPLGSLESTAAVRIPELLAAYNQLHPKVDLDLSTGPSGTMIDGVLSGRLAAAFVDGPVLHPTLEGVPAFEEEMVIIAPLNHAPVKRAADVNGENIYAFRSNCSYRHHFEKWFSTDAAVPGKIFEMESYHGMLACVSAGAGLALMPRKMLQSMPGSATVSVWPLAADFRYLTTWLVWRRGTVSRSLSMFVRLLEERGVVRADA, translated from the coding sequence GTGGATCTGGTCCAGCTGGAAATCTTCAAAGCCGTTGCCGAACACGGCAGCATCAGCGCCGCCGCCGCGCAGATCCATCGCGTGCCGTCGAACCTGACCACGCGGATCAAGCAGCTTGAGCAGGATCTGGGCGTTGATCTGTTTATCCGCGAGAAAAGCCGTTTGCGCCTGTCGCCGGCGGGGTGGAGTTTTCTCGAATACGCGCGACGGATTCTCGATCTGGTGCAGGAGGCTCGGGCGACGGTGGCGGGCGAAGAACCGCAAGGCGCCTTTCCGTTGGGTTCGCTGGAAAGCACGGCGGCGGTGCGCATCCCCGAATTGCTTGCGGCATACAACCAACTGCACCCGAAAGTCGATCTCGACCTGTCCACCGGGCCGTCCGGCACGATGATCGATGGCGTGCTCTCCGGACGGCTCGCGGCAGCATTTGTCGACGGCCCTGTGCTGCATCCGACGCTGGAAGGTGTGCCGGCATTCGAGGAAGAAATGGTCATCATCGCGCCGCTCAACCACGCGCCCGTCAAGCGCGCAGCGGACGTAAACGGCGAAAACATTTATGCCTTCCGTTCCAACTGCTCCTACCGTCATCACTTCGAAAAATGGTTCAGCACCGACGCTGCCGTACCGGGCAAGATCTTCGAAATGGAGTCGTACCACGGCATGCTCGCCTGCGTCAGCGCCGGTGCTGGCCTGGCACTGATGCCGCGCAAAATGCTGCAGAGCATGCCCGGCAGTGCCACGGTCAGCGTCTGGCCATTGGCGGCGGACTTTCGTTATCTGACCACTTGGCTGGTGTGGCGACGGGGTACGGTGTCGCGCAGCCTGAGCATGTTTGTGCGTTTGCTGGAAGAGCGCGGGGTGGTGCGCGCAGACGCATGA
- a CDS encoding aldehyde dehydrogenase (NADP(+)) has translation MNLTGHLLIGAADVAATEGTMKALNPATDHLIEPDFAFGGAAQVDQAATLADAAFDRYSHTSLAERAAFLESIADNLDEVRSELAARAALETGLPEAQLEGEALKAATQFRQFADVVRRGRFLQLAIDPAQPQRQPRPRMDHRLQKIAIGPVAIFGASNFPISYSVAGGDTASALAAGAPVILKAHNAHPGASEIQARTIRKAVQTHGLPEGVFSMVRGGGNAIGEALVDHPLIKAVTFTGSEPGGMALYRRAQLRPEPIPVFTEMTSVNPTFILPEALAARGAEIGDGFIERMLVNVGQACLCPSILIAIRGAGFDELRNAMRKRVSEAPARTMLTPGIHGAYVEGLVAMESAGAQVIAAGKPADATFAGRAALLEIEGQHLLGEPALAHEVFGPSALLVAVSDAEELLAVARSFRGQLSAAIHLEDPDLELARRLLPILERRTGRIVVNAFAHPQEVTYATVHGGPFPATSDSRFTSVGMTSIERFLRPVAYQGFPDELLPQTLREGNPLQLPRSVDGQ, from the coding sequence ATGAATCTGACCGGCCATTTGCTGATCGGCGCGGCGGATGTCGCCGCCACCGAAGGAACAATGAAAGCGCTGAACCCGGCGACTGATCATCTGATCGAACCGGACTTTGCTTTCGGCGGTGCGGCACAGGTTGATCAGGCAGCGACACTCGCCGATGCGGCATTTGACCGCTACAGCCACACCTCGCTGGCCGAACGCGCGGCTTTCCTCGAGAGCATCGCTGACAACCTCGACGAAGTACGCAGCGAACTGGCGGCACGCGCGGCGCTGGAAACCGGACTGCCCGAAGCTCAGCTTGAGGGCGAAGCGTTGAAAGCCGCGACCCAGTTCCGCCAATTCGCCGATGTGGTGCGCCGGGGGCGCTTTCTGCAACTGGCCATCGACCCGGCGCAACCCCAGCGTCAGCCGCGCCCACGGATGGATCATCGCCTGCAAAAAATCGCCATCGGCCCGGTGGCGATTTTCGGCGCGAGCAACTTTCCGATTTCCTACTCGGTGGCGGGTGGCGACACCGCGTCAGCATTGGCGGCCGGGGCTCCGGTGATTCTCAAGGCACACAATGCGCATCCCGGCGCTTCGGAAATTCAGGCCCGGACCATTCGTAAAGCCGTGCAGACGCATGGTTTGCCCGAAGGCGTTTTTTCAATGGTGCGTGGCGGCGGCAATGCCATTGGCGAAGCGCTGGTCGATCATCCGTTGATCAAGGCTGTGACCTTTACCGGCTCCGAACCGGGTGGCATGGCGCTCTATCGCCGTGCGCAATTGCGACCCGAGCCGATCCCGGTATTCACCGAAATGACCAGCGTCAACCCGACCTTCATCCTGCCCGAGGCGCTGGCGGCTCGCGGCGCCGAAATCGGCGACGGCTTCATCGAACGGATGCTGGTCAACGTCGGGCAGGCCTGTTTGTGTCCGTCGATCCTGATCGCCATCCGCGGTGCGGGGTTTGATGAACTGCGCAACGCCATGCGTAAACGGGTCAGCGAGGCACCGGCACGGACAATGCTGACGCCGGGTATTCATGGCGCCTACGTTGAGGGTCTGGTGGCAATGGAAAGTGCCGGCGCGCAGGTGATCGCGGCAGGCAAGCCGGCCGATGCCACGTTCGCCGGACGTGCGGCCTTGCTGGAAATCGAGGGGCAGCATTTGCTCGGCGAACCGGCACTGGCCCATGAGGTGTTCGGCCCGTCGGCGCTGCTGGTGGCGGTCAGTGATGCCGAGGAACTGCTGGCGGTCGCCCGCTCGTTCAGGGGACAGCTCAGCGCCGCTATCCACCTTGAAGATCCTGACCTGGAACTCGCTCGGCGCCTCCTGCCGATCCTCGAACGGCGCACCGGACGCATCGTGGTCAACGCTTTCGCGCATCCACAGGAAGTGACGTACGCCACGGTGCACGGCGGGCCGTTTCCGGCGACGTCGGACAGCCGCTTCACCTCGGTCGGCATGACCTCGATCGAACGCTTCTTGCGTCCCGTGGCTTATCAGGGTTTTCCGGATGAGTTGTTGCCACAGACGTTGCGCGAGGGCAATCCGCTGCAGCTGCCACGCAGCGTCGACGGGCAATAA
- a CDS encoding isochorismatase family cysteine hydrolase, whose translation MSNTSYPLDRTAYLLVDPYNDFLSDGGKIFPLIKPMAEENGLLDNLRKLDRTVRELKIPVVIVPHHRWEKGDYESWAHPTPTQCKIMHMHHFARGEWGGEWHPDFAPQEGDIVVQEHWGSSGFANTDLDFRLKQQGVTHVIIVGLLANTCIEATARYAAELGYHVTLVRDATAAFKAEMMHAAHELNGPTFAHVIASTDELIANLQSQGEAQ comes from the coding sequence ATGTCGAATACCTCCTACCCGCTGGACAGAACCGCCTATCTGCTGGTCGATCCATACAACGATTTTCTTTCGGACGGCGGCAAGATTTTCCCTTTGATCAAACCCATGGCTGAAGAGAACGGCCTGCTCGACAACCTGCGCAAACTCGACCGCACGGTGCGCGAACTGAAAATTCCGGTGGTCATCGTACCGCATCACCGCTGGGAAAAAGGCGACTACGAAAGCTGGGCTCACCCGACCCCGACCCAATGCAAGATCATGCACATGCACCATTTTGCCCGCGGTGAATGGGGCGGTGAATGGCACCCGGATTTCGCCCCGCAAGAGGGCGACATTGTGGTTCAGGAACACTGGGGCTCCAGTGGTTTCGCCAACACCGACCTGGATTTTCGCCTGAAACAACAAGGCGTCACCCACGTGATCATCGTCGGCCTGCTGGCCAACACCTGCATCGAAGCCACCGCGCGCTATGCCGCGGAACTGGGCTACCACGTCACCCTGGTCCGCGATGCAACGGCGGCCTTCAAAGCGGAAATGATGCACGCCGCCCACGAACTCAATGGCCCGACATTTGCTCACGTCATTGCCAGCACGGACGAACTGATTGCCAACCTCCAATCCCAGGGTGAAGCGCAATGA
- a CDS encoding winged helix-turn-helix transcriptional regulator, translated as MAVNDSLPDTLCPISRAETIVGDRWTVLVLRELFMANHRYDEIQAQTGGTPQMVAARLKCLEADGLVERRLYNERPKRYEYHLTAKGEAFYPVIIALRAWGETWCKAPEEGLAVNMTHKNCNHSAGLGPLCEHCGEALRREDLISQPQAAYAAERLARHEAFKGK; from the coding sequence ATGGCAGTAAACGATAGTCTTCCTGACACGCTGTGCCCGATCTCCCGGGCCGAGACGATCGTCGGCGACCGCTGGACCGTGCTGGTTTTGCGCGAGTTGTTCATGGCCAATCATCGCTATGACGAGATCCAGGCGCAGACCGGCGGTACGCCGCAAATGGTCGCCGCGCGCCTGAAATGTCTGGAAGCGGATGGGCTGGTTGAGCGGCGCTTGTACAACGAGCGGCCGAAACGCTACGAGTATCACCTCACCGCGAAAGGCGAGGCGTTCTACCCGGTAATCATCGCGCTGCGGGCGTGGGGAGAGACCTGGTGCAAAGCACCGGAGGAGGGGCTGGCGGTGAACATGACCCATAAGAACTGCAACCACAGCGCCGGTCTCGGGCCGCTGTGCGAGCACTGCGGTGAAGCGTTGCGTCGGGAAGACCTGATCAGCCAGCCACAAGCAGCCTACGCCGCCGAACGGCTGGCGCGACATGAGGCGTTCAAAGGTAAATAA
- a CDS encoding glutathione S-transferase family protein, whose translation MLRILGKASSINVRKVLWTCAELHIPFEREDWGSGFKSTNDSEFLALNPCAMVPVIEDGDFTLWESNTIIRYLVSRYDGLHLYPTEPQTRARVDQWIDWQASELNRSWSYAFLSLARQSPEHQDSAALSAGCRDWARNMAILDRQLEKTGAYVSGEAFSLADIPIGLSVNRWFETPLAHPDFAAVKAYYERLSLRPGYVLHGRNGTP comes from the coding sequence GTGCTGCGAATACTCGGTAAAGCCTCATCGATCAACGTGCGCAAAGTGCTGTGGACTTGCGCTGAATTGCACATTCCTTTCGAGCGAGAAGACTGGGGTTCGGGCTTCAAATCGACCAACGATTCGGAGTTCCTCGCGCTCAATCCCTGTGCCATGGTGCCGGTGATTGAGGACGGTGATTTCACCTTGTGGGAATCGAACACGATCATTCGTTATCTGGTGTCGCGTTATGACGGTTTGCACCTCTATCCGACCGAACCGCAAACCCGGGCGCGGGTTGATCAGTGGATCGACTGGCAGGCATCGGAGCTGAATCGCTCGTGGTCGTACGCGTTTCTATCGCTGGCGCGCCAATCGCCGGAACATCAGGACAGCGCCGCATTGTCAGCCGGTTGCCGCGACTGGGCGCGAAACATGGCCATCCTCGACCGGCAATTGGAAAAGACCGGCGCTTACGTCAGTGGCGAGGCGTTTTCCCTGGCGGATATTCCCATCGGGCTGTCGGTGAACCGCTGGTTCGAAACACCATTGGCTCACCCGGATTTTGCCGCGGTAAAGGCTTATTACGAGCGTCTGAGCCTGCGTCCCGGCTACGTGCTGCACGGTCGAAACGGTACGCCGTGA
- a CDS encoding purine-cytosine permease family protein, which translates to MATPAATSAPLIEKHTIGYVPPEDRHGKVRDLFTLWFGGNIAPLPIVTGALGVQLFHLNLVWGIVAILVGHLVGGVLMALHSAQGPQMGIPQMIQSRAQFGSLGALLVVLIAGVMYIGFFASNIVLAGKSLHGVVDSVPVPVGIVIGAVGSGIIGIIGYRFIHVLNRIGTWVLGIGIVVGFGYIFTHIQTDDFLTRGSFNLSGWLATVSLAALWQIAFAPYVSDYSRYLPADVKVSSTFWTTYLGSALGSSLAFIFGAVAVLATPVGMDTMDAVKLATGSIGPLMLVLFLLSVISHNALNLYGAVLSLITLVQTFAYRWIPTAKSRAVISIIVLLACCFAAVGASKDFIGHFVDMVLVLLVVLVPWTAINLIDFYAIHKGQYDIQSIFQVDGGIYGRYNPQALLAYAIGIAVQIPFMNTPLYVGPVSAHINGADLSWLVGLLVTSPLYFWLANRDTSYRRRMMGGKLAGNL; encoded by the coding sequence ATGGCTACCCCTGCAGCAACCTCCGCTCCGCTGATTGAAAAACACACGATAGGATACGTGCCCCCCGAAGATCGCCACGGAAAGGTCAGGGATCTGTTCACGCTCTGGTTCGGCGGCAACATCGCGCCGTTGCCCATCGTTACCGGTGCGCTGGGCGTGCAGTTGTTTCACTTGAATCTGGTCTGGGGCATCGTCGCCATTCTCGTCGGCCATCTGGTCGGTGGTGTGCTGATGGCGCTGCACTCGGCGCAAGGCCCGCAGATGGGCATTCCGCAGATGATCCAGAGTCGCGCGCAGTTCGGCTCGCTTGGCGCGTTGCTGGTGGTGCTGATCGCCGGCGTCATGTACATCGGCTTCTTCGCTTCCAACATCGTGCTGGCCGGCAAGTCGTTGCACGGCGTGGTCGACAGCGTTCCGGTGCCGGTCGGTATCGTCATTGGCGCAGTCGGTTCGGGAATCATCGGCATCATTGGCTACCGCTTTATCCATGTACTCAACCGCATCGGCACCTGGGTGCTGGGGATCGGCATCGTCGTCGGTTTCGGCTACATATTCACCCACATTCAGACTGACGACTTCCTCACCCGTGGCAGCTTCAACCTCTCCGGTTGGCTGGCCACCGTGTCGCTGGCCGCGCTGTGGCAGATCGCGTTTGCGCCTTACGTGTCGGATTATTCGCGGTACTTGCCGGCCGACGTCAAAGTCTCGTCGACGTTCTGGACCACGTACTTGGGGTCGGCGCTCGGTTCGAGTCTGGCGTTTATTTTCGGCGCCGTCGCGGTGCTGGCGACGCCCGTCGGCATGGACACCATGGATGCAGTGAAACTCGCCACCGGTTCCATTGGCCCGCTGATGCTGGTGCTGTTTCTGCTCAGCGTGATCAGCCACAACGCCCTCAACCTTTACGGCGCGGTGCTGTCGCTGATCACTCTGGTGCAGACCTTCGCCTACCGCTGGATCCCCACCGCCAAGAGCCGCGCAGTGATCTCGATCATCGTGTTGCTGGCTTGCTGCTTTGCCGCCGTCGGCGCCTCGAAAGACTTCATCGGCCACTTCGTCGACATGGTGCTGGTGTTGCTGGTGGTGTTGGTGCCGTGGACGGCGATCAACCTGATCGACTTCTATGCGATCCACAAAGGTCAGTACGACATCCAGTCAATCTTCCAGGTCGACGGCGGCATCTACGGCCGCTACAACCCGCAGGCGTTGCTGGCTTACGCAATCGGCATCGCCGTGCAGATCCCGTTCATGAACACGCCGCTGTACGTCGGCCCGGTGTCGGCGCACATCAACGGTGCGGATCTGTCCTGGCTGGTGGGACTGCTGGTGACCTCGCCGTTGTATTTCTGGCTGGCTAACCGAGACACGTCTTACCGTCGACGGATGATGGGCGGAAAACTGGCGGGCAATCTGTGA
- a CDS encoding LysR family transcriptional regulator has translation MAAYNLRQLKYFVTTADCGSVAEASRKLYIAQPSVSTAIKHLEESFGVQLFIRHHAQGVSLTPSGSRFYRKALELLRVAHEFEQNALADNDVVAGQIDIGCFETVAPLYLPRLIAGFKERWPGVEIRIRDGEQQELVQALTAGSIDLAMLFEHDLDSTIETTPLMPAQQPYALLPADHRFAQQAKVSLHDLVLEPMILLDVVPSRTYFVSIFEERGLTPHIVFSSPSIEMVRGMVGRGFGFSILVTKPFSDYTYDGQKVVCVPLAETVTGSGLSAAWLRRVQLTKPVQLFVDHCREELARLYA, from the coding sequence ATGGCCGCCTACAACCTGCGCCAGCTCAAATACTTCGTCACCACCGCCGACTGCGGCAGCGTCGCCGAAGCGTCGCGCAAGCTCTACATCGCGCAGCCGTCGGTCTCCACCGCGATCAAGCACCTGGAAGAAAGTTTCGGCGTGCAGCTGTTCATCCGCCATCACGCCCAGGGTGTATCGCTGACGCCCAGTGGCTCGCGGTTCTATCGCAAGGCACTGGAGCTGCTGCGGGTGGCTCACGAGTTCGAACAGAACGCACTGGCCGATAACGATGTGGTAGCCGGGCAAATCGATATCGGCTGTTTTGAAACTGTCGCGCCGCTGTACCTGCCGCGCCTGATCGCCGGTTTCAAGGAACGCTGGCCGGGGGTGGAAATCCGCATTCGCGACGGTGAGCAGCAAGAGCTGGTGCAGGCGCTGACCGCCGGCAGCATCGACCTGGCGATGCTGTTCGAGCACGATCTCGATAGCACGATTGAAACCACGCCGCTGATGCCCGCGCAGCAGCCTTACGCCTTGCTCCCGGCCGATCACCGCTTTGCGCAACAGGCGAAAGTCTCGCTGCATGATCTGGTGCTGGAGCCCATGATTCTGCTCGACGTGGTGCCGAGCCGGACCTACTTCGTGAGCATTTTCGAGGAGCGCGGGTTGACCCCGCACATTGTGTTCAGCTCCCCATCAATCGAGATGGTGCGCGGCATGGTCGGGCGCGGTTTCGGCTTTTCGATTCTGGTCACCAAACCGTTCAGCGACTACACCTACGACGGCCAGAAAGTCGTCTGCGTGCCGCTGGCGGAAACCGTGACCGGGTCGGGATTGTCGGCAGCCTGGCTGCGGCGGGTGCAACTGACCAAACCGGTGCAGTTGTTTGTCGACCATTGCCGTGAAGAGTTGGCCCGACTGTACGCTTGA